Proteins from a single region of Aureibacter tunicatorum:
- the mnmA gene encoding tRNA 2-thiouridine(34) synthase MnmA, with the protein MANERVVVGLSGGVDSSVAAYLLQEQGYEVIGLFMKNWHDESVTISDECPWVEDSNDALLVAQKLGIPFQTIDLSEEYKKQVVDYMFAEYENGRTPNPDVLCNREIKFDVFLKAAMSLGADYVATGHYCRKSEIEVNGEKKYQLKAGVDSNKDQSYFLCQLTQEQLAKSLFPVGHLEKPEVRKIAAELDLVTADKKDSQGICFVGKVKLPDFLQQQLKPKAGEVYEIPVDAPSIVERKNALANAKSEEEWLKLVCSPYQFDKNEGRKAGDHRGAHFFTIGQRKGLNIGGTPKPLFIIGTDVKENLVFAGQGGDHPGLIRSGLFIDKSEEHWVRPDLALKIGESKKMMGRIRYREDLSPITLFKKEEGLYIVFDQPRKGIAAGQFAAWYDEDELVGSGVING; encoded by the coding sequence ATGGCGAACGAAAGAGTAGTTGTAGGACTATCGGGAGGCGTTGATTCCAGCGTGGCGGCTTATTTATTGCAAGAGCAAGGTTATGAAGTCATCGGTTTGTTTATGAAAAACTGGCATGATGAATCTGTTACAATAAGCGATGAATGCCCTTGGGTGGAAGACAGCAATGACGCATTGTTGGTTGCTCAAAAATTGGGCATACCTTTTCAGACCATAGATTTGAGCGAAGAATATAAGAAACAGGTGGTCGATTATATGTTTGCTGAATATGAAAATGGTAGAACTCCTAACCCTGATGTGCTTTGCAACAGAGAAATCAAGTTTGATGTGTTCTTGAAAGCGGCAATGTCTTTGGGTGCTGACTATGTGGCTACTGGGCATTATTGCAGAAAGAGCGAGATAGAAGTGAATGGAGAAAAGAAATACCAATTAAAAGCTGGTGTGGATTCAAACAAGGATCAAAGTTATTTCCTTTGTCAATTAACTCAGGAGCAATTAGCCAAGTCTCTTTTTCCTGTAGGGCATTTGGAGAAACCTGAAGTGAGAAAAATTGCCGCTGAGTTGGATTTGGTGACAGCTGATAAAAAGGATTCGCAAGGAATTTGTTTTGTAGGGAAAGTTAAGTTGCCAGACTTCTTGCAACAACAGCTAAAGCCTAAAGCAGGAGAAGTGTATGAAATTCCTGTTGACGCGCCTTCTATTGTGGAGAGGAAAAATGCGTTGGCTAATGCCAAATCAGAAGAAGAGTGGCTAAAGTTGGTATGCAGTCCTTACCAGTTCGATAAAAACGAAGGGAGGAAAGCAGGAGACCATCGAGGCGCTCATTTTTTCACAATCGGCCAACGGAAAGGACTTAATATTGGAGGCACGCCAAAGCCTTTGTTTATCATTGGAACGGACGTGAAAGAAAATCTTGTGTTTGCAGGTCAGGGTGGAGATCATCCGGGCTTGATTAGATCTGGTTTGTTTATAGATAAAAGCGAAGAACACTGGGTAAGACCCGACCTTGCTTTGAAGATAGGCGAATCTAAGAAAATGATGGGACGTATAAGATACAGAGAAGATTTAAGTCCTATTACATTGTTCAAGAAAGAAGAAGGTCTATACATTGTTTTTGATCAACCAAGAAAGGGAATTGCGGCAGGTCAGTTTGCAGCTTGGTATGATGAAGATGAATTGGTCGGATCTGGAGTGATAAACGGCTAA
- a CDS encoding AMP-binding protein, producing the protein MEEGIFINGKLMPFENHGLIEDVVNENTKAAVEFISSWRSQYDSFEVSTSGSTGIPKLIDVSRRQMIVSAEKTVSALKLANGDASLLCLNANFIGGKMMIVRSIIHKMKLHVVEPCLNPLEKFIGKIDFIALVPMQLEAILNKADKRELGVLNSCKAIIIGGAAVSVILHQKIREMIQAPIFGTYGMTETVSHIALCDLREEEIVYCTLDDTIITKDDRGCLAIKAPVTNDEEVMTNDLVQILNPNTFKWLGRADNVINTGGIKVSPEIAEKCLEKAFTELGHDMKFFIGGAPDVELGSKVCIWVEGDIEFEADALLEFCKKHLPKYHAPKKIYNPMSFEKTASGKINRLLTIEKSLSEFA; encoded by the coding sequence ATGGAAGAAGGCATTTTTATAAACGGCAAATTGATGCCATTTGAAAATCACGGATTAATAGAAGACGTGGTTAATGAAAATACGAAAGCTGCCGTTGAATTTATAAGCTCTTGGAGAAGCCAATATGATTCATTTGAAGTCTCTACTTCAGGTTCTACCGGTATTCCGAAGCTTATTGATGTCAGTCGCAGACAGATGATAGTGAGTGCGGAAAAAACTGTATCGGCATTGAAACTAGCAAATGGCGATGCCTCATTATTATGTCTCAATGCGAATTTTATAGGCGGGAAAATGATGATTGTAAGAAGTATCATTCATAAGATGAAGCTTCATGTCGTAGAGCCTTGCTTGAATCCATTAGAGAAATTTATTGGGAAAATAGATTTCATCGCTTTAGTGCCGATGCAATTGGAAGCTATATTAAACAAGGCTGATAAAAGAGAGTTAGGAGTTTTAAATTCCTGCAAAGCGATAATTATTGGTGGCGCTGCTGTGTCTGTGATTTTGCATCAAAAGATTCGTGAAATGATTCAGGCTCCTATTTTTGGAACTTATGGGATGACTGAAACAGTTTCTCATATTGCTTTATGTGATTTGCGAGAGGAAGAAATAGTGTACTGTACACTAGATGATACGATTATCACTAAAGATGACAGAGGATGTTTAGCAATTAAGGCTCCTGTAACTAATGATGAAGAAGTAATGACAAATGATTTGGTGCAAATTTTAAATCCAAATACATTCAAATGGTTGGGGCGTGCTGACAATGTTATAAATACAGGAGGAATTAAAGTTAGTCCTGAGATAGCAGAAAAGTGTCTTGAAAAAGCATTTACTGAATTAGGTCACGATATGAAGTTTTTTATTGGAGGAGCTCCTGATGTGGAATTGGGAAGTAAAGTTTGTATTTGGGTGGAAGGAGACATTGAGTTTGAAGCAGATGCCTTGCTTGAATTTTGCAAAAAGCATTTGCCCAAATACCATGCGCCGAAAAAGATTTACAACCCAATGAGTTTTGAAAAGACGGCATCGGGCAAGATTAATAGATTGTTGACTATTGAAAAATCGCTTTCTGAGTTTGCTTAG
- a CDS encoding CUB domain-containing protein yields the protein MKIKATILACMMAFPVFSQKVEKCDQLNKSKQILKNASSQELKRIKDAEFTLEQAAKDLNNASSASRAKADGIMKIPMVFHIVHQGGEENISDEQIKESIVQVNEDFNARNQGLADVETEFQNIIANVGFEFYLAKRDPQGKPTTGINRIYTTLSSNGQNQEIQDLISWPREKYLNIWVVTSSDGGSGSAYAYIPSTVIDRPLIDGVTTSHWAVGRTGTARWTHYKILTHEIGHWANLEHCWGNAERFSGAACNVDDGVADTPLTYGNGGCGAQSSCGSKDNYQNFMDYANCSVMFTEGQKNRMRAALNSDISGRNNLHTTQNLIETGILDAPALAIFDQSSDIVKPGNSITFTDQSISETGANITTWKWEFPGSDTPEFSGQTPPQIVYNEVGSYDVKLTVTNNLGESHTRTISDAVVVENFFAMSNSTVSVCEGTFYDSGLRSPHENNEDYVMTFTPEDDTKKLEFDFISFNLEKDDGECFDYLEIFNGPDVNSPSLGLYCDNNAPKSVIANNSSGSITFRFHSDDNSYSPGWKANIICRDKDYISTDIIMGTKSVTSCDGTFFDSGKNTNYSDSENSTLTIYPEGSQNKVKVEFLEFELEMGEQCDYDFLTIHDGENQGAPIIGRYCGKNSPGSILATNASGALTFHFESDGNTNFPGWKANVSCITPDDVVALFGSDKKSTCENSSIKFENKSIGTVESVKWNFEGGSPETSTEAHPTVIYPTSGSYKVELIVFKEDKSDTISIENYIRVDELQSLPLNLDFENNESIANWEVINPDSGLKWEINNTTGFNSSSSLVMNNAANAIVGEIDEIISPPLNFTKAGEFIEFQLAYTKFNDFSPDVLKFFISTDCGLSWEEVYSKTHTELQTKEVPQGESNDWVPSSANGDWRKEQIDISQFKGQGSVMLKIQNVSGYGTRIWLDDLKIEATDNDVVLGTPNTLKDYKLYPNPTNRIINIDGMNDEIKNAKVYSSVGSEVTSVVKTQNKNSLKIDFNNVREGIYIVVIETASGSFTEKIILKK from the coding sequence ATGAAAATAAAAGCTACTATTTTAGCTTGCATGATGGCTTTTCCCGTTTTCAGCCAAAAGGTTGAAAAGTGCGATCAGTTAAACAAAAGCAAGCAAATACTAAAAAATGCCAGCTCGCAAGAGTTAAAGCGAATTAAAGATGCGGAGTTTACTCTTGAGCAAGCGGCAAAAGACCTAAATAACGCTTCTTCTGCAAGCAGAGCCAAAGCTGACGGGATTATGAAAATTCCTATGGTATTCCATATTGTTCATCAAGGTGGTGAAGAGAACATCTCTGATGAGCAAATTAAAGAATCCATCGTACAAGTCAATGAAGATTTCAATGCTAGAAATCAAGGATTAGCAGATGTAGAAACTGAATTTCAGAATATTATTGCTAATGTTGGGTTCGAATTTTATTTAGCGAAAAGAGATCCACAAGGGAAGCCTACTACAGGAATCAACAGAATTTACACTACACTTAGCAGTAATGGGCAAAACCAAGAAATTCAAGATTTAATCTCTTGGCCTAGAGAAAAATATCTAAATATTTGGGTTGTAACAAGCTCTGATGGTGGCAGCGGATCCGCCTATGCTTATATACCTAGTACTGTTATTGACAGGCCATTAATTGATGGTGTGACAACTTCACATTGGGCGGTTGGACGTACAGGTACTGCCAGATGGACACATTACAAAATCTTAACGCATGAAATCGGCCACTGGGCAAACCTAGAGCACTGCTGGGGAAATGCTGAAAGATTTTCTGGCGCGGCCTGCAACGTGGACGACGGTGTTGCTGATACACCGCTGACTTATGGCAATGGTGGTTGTGGGGCACAATCTTCTTGTGGCAGCAAAGACAACTATCAAAACTTCATGGATTACGCGAATTGCTCCGTGATGTTCACTGAAGGGCAAAAAAATAGAATGAGAGCTGCTTTAAACTCAGATATATCAGGAAGGAATAACCTTCATACAACACAAAACCTTATAGAAACAGGAATATTAGACGCTCCGGCTTTAGCAATATTTGATCAAAGTTCAGATATAGTTAAACCTGGGAATTCAATAACCTTCACGGATCAGTCTATTTCTGAAACTGGCGCTAATATAACAACATGGAAGTGGGAATTTCCTGGTTCTGATACACCTGAATTCTCAGGTCAAACACCTCCGCAAATTGTTTACAATGAAGTTGGATCATATGATGTAAAACTTACTGTAACAAATAACTTGGGAGAATCTCATACGAGAACAATTTCTGACGCAGTTGTTGTGGAGAACTTTTTCGCAATGAGCAACTCAACTGTTTCCGTTTGCGAAGGTACATTTTACGATTCTGGTTTAAGAAGTCCTCATGAGAACAATGAAGACTATGTGATGACATTCACTCCTGAAGACGACACTAAAAAATTAGAGTTTGATTTTATTTCTTTTAATCTGGAAAAAGACGATGGCGAATGCTTTGATTATTTGGAAATCTTCAATGGCCCTGATGTCAACTCTCCATCTCTTGGTCTATATTGCGACAATAATGCTCCTAAAAGTGTTATTGCAAACAATTCTAGTGGCTCAATAACTTTCAGATTTCATTCTGATGACAATTCTTACAGCCCTGGATGGAAAGCAAATATTATATGTAGAGACAAAGACTACATCAGCACTGACATTATAATGGGCACAAAAAGCGTCACTTCATGCGATGGAACATTTTTTGATTCTGGAAAGAACACTAATTATTCTGACAGTGAAAATAGCACGCTTACTATTTATCCTGAAGGTTCTCAAAATAAAGTGAAAGTAGAATTTTTAGAATTCGAACTTGAAATGGGAGAGCAATGTGATTATGATTTCCTGACTATTCATGATGGTGAAAATCAAGGAGCTCCAATTATTGGTCGTTATTGTGGCAAGAATTCTCCCGGTAGCATTCTAGCTACTAATGCTTCCGGCGCATTGACATTTCATTTTGAATCTGATGGGAATACTAATTTCCCTGGATGGAAAGCAAATGTCAGCTGCATTACTCCTGATGATGTAGTAGCCTTGTTTGGTTCTGATAAAAAATCAACATGCGAAAACAGCAGTATTAAATTTGAAAACAAATCTATTGGTACAGTTGAAAGCGTAAAGTGGAACTTTGAAGGCGGCAGTCCTGAAACATCCACTGAAGCACACCCTACAGTGATTTACCCAACATCAGGAAGCTATAAAGTAGAACTTATCGTTTTCAAGGAAGACAAATCGGATACAATCAGTATTGAAAACTATATAAGAGTAGATGAATTGCAATCATTGCCGTTAAATCTTGATTTTGAAAATAATGAATCAATAGCTAATTGGGAAGTTATCAATCCTGACTCGGGACTTAAATGGGAGATAAACAACACGACAGGTTTCAACTCCTCATCAAGCCTCGTAATGAATAATGCTGCTAATGCTATTGTTGGAGAAATTGATGAAATTATCTCTCCTCCTCTTAATTTCACTAAAGCTGGAGAATTTATTGAGTTTCAACTTGCTTATACCAAGTTCAACGACTTTAGCCCTGACGTATTAAAGTTCTTCATCTCAACTGACTGCGGTTTGTCATGGGAAGAAGTATACAGTAAAACACATACAGAGCTTCAAACTAAAGAAGTTCCACAAGGAGAGTCAAACGATTGGGTACCTTCTTCGGCTAACGGAGATTGGAGAAAAGAACAGATTGATATTTCTCAATTCAAAGGCCAAGGCTCAGTTATGCTTAAAATTCAAAACGTTTCGGGTTACGGAACTCGCATATGGCTAGATGACTTGAAAATTGAAGCGACTGATAATGACGTTGTCTTAGGAACCCCAAATACATTAAAAGATTACAAACTTTACCCCAACCCTACTAACAGGATTATTAATATTGATGGAATGAACGATGAAATCAAGAACGCTAAAGTATACAGTTCTGTTGGTAGTGAGGTTACTTCGGTAGTAAAAACTCAAAATAAAAACAGCTTGAAAATTGACTTCAACAATGTTAGAGAAGGAATCTATATTGTTGTGATAGAAACAGCATCAGGCTCATTTACCGAAAAAATAATATTAAAGAAATAA
- a CDS encoding cupin domain-containing protein, which produces MNQRPKNIFDKLIADRSQEVFDILEESNSIKIERIVSFGQKSPSDFWYDQEESEWVIVLEGYAELEFEGGEIHKLGKGDYINIPARQKHRVIHTSPEEKTIWLAVFYKSEYEQ; this is translated from the coding sequence GTGAATCAACGCCCGAAAAACATATTCGACAAACTCATTGCCGATCGATCGCAAGAAGTTTTTGATATTTTGGAGGAGTCCAATAGTATCAAAATTGAAAGAATAGTATCTTTTGGACAGAAAAGCCCTTCCGACTTTTGGTATGATCAGGAAGAAAGCGAATGGGTAATAGTGCTCGAAGGCTATGCTGAGCTTGAGTTTGAAGGTGGCGAGATTCATAAACTAGGCAAAGGAGATTATATCAACATACCAGCTCGCCAAAAGCACAGAGTTATTCACACTTCACCTGAAGAGAAAACAATTTGGCTGGCGGTATTTTACAAGTCAGAGTATGAACAATAG
- a CDS encoding MFS transporter produces the protein MKTQKSKSLGHLIDHSPFKKTHKKIWLLSAAGILLDGFDLFVIGLSLPLISKYFKTSPVLTGLIGSSALLGAIFGAIILGYLTDKYGRKTFYMINMVFLIFFGVLSGIAWNPWLLIVSRFFVGMGVGADYPICSSYVSEFMPKKIRGRMLTSSFALQAVGMILAAISSILILKIFPSINAWRYFLLIGVIPAGIILFFRSSVPESIRWLLFHKKYKKAEKICLSIYSHEEKFIKDYFKNEKYKTEFLPERKIRIKELFKKSIRKRTILATVPWFLMDISTYGIGLFTPIILTQLHFNIEHMNFVQEVKKAIVESSFLDLFLIIGFIVNLCFVERVGRMPLQKIGFMGMALGLLILAIPNSFHLSEPWTFGFTFLGFSIFNFMMNSGPNPTTFTLSGELFPTNLRATGSGFAAGIAKLGATLGIFFLPILSKSAGMSITLIILAITSFLGFVFTRAFQIETKGKPLYEG, from the coding sequence ATGAAAACCCAGAAATCAAAAAGCCTAGGCCACCTAATTGACCACTCCCCCTTTAAAAAAACTCATAAAAAAATCTGGCTCCTGTCCGCCGCTGGAATTCTACTCGACGGATTCGATCTTTTCGTCATAGGGCTATCACTTCCACTGATCAGCAAATACTTCAAAACATCTCCCGTTCTAACAGGGCTTATAGGCAGTTCCGCGCTATTAGGCGCTATTTTCGGCGCCATCATATTAGGATACTTGACAGACAAATACGGCCGTAAGACATTCTATATGATCAATATGGTATTTCTGATTTTCTTTGGAGTACTTTCCGGCATCGCATGGAATCCCTGGTTGCTTATTGTATCAAGATTCTTTGTGGGAATGGGCGTTGGTGCCGATTACCCAATTTGTTCCTCTTATGTATCCGAATTCATGCCCAAAAAAATACGTGGCAGAATGCTGACAAGTTCATTTGCATTGCAGGCTGTAGGAATGATATTAGCGGCAATCTCAAGCATATTAATCCTCAAAATATTTCCCTCTATTAACGCATGGAGATATTTCTTATTGATCGGGGTCATCCCTGCTGGTATCATCCTTTTCTTTCGCAGCTCTGTTCCTGAAAGTATCCGATGGCTTTTGTTTCACAAAAAGTACAAGAAAGCTGAAAAAATATGCCTTTCGATTTATTCGCACGAAGAAAAGTTCATCAAAGATTATTTCAAAAACGAAAAGTATAAAACGGAATTTCTTCCTGAAAGAAAAATCAGAATCAAAGAGCTTTTCAAAAAAAGCATTCGAAAAAGAACCATCCTTGCTACCGTGCCATGGTTTCTAATGGATATTTCAACTTATGGCATAGGACTTTTCACTCCGATTATTCTCACTCAATTGCATTTCAATATCGAGCATATGAATTTCGTGCAGGAAGTCAAAAAAGCCATCGTCGAGTCATCTTTTCTTGACTTATTTCTGATCATAGGTTTCATAGTCAATTTATGTTTCGTGGAAAGAGTCGGTCGTATGCCTTTGCAAAAAATAGGCTTCATGGGGATGGCTTTAGGGCTACTTATACTCGCTATTCCCAATAGTTTTCATCTGTCCGAGCCTTGGACTTTTGGCTTCACCTTTCTAGGGTTTTCTATTTTTAACTTCATGATGAACTCTGGACCCAACCCAACGACATTCACTCTTTCCGGTGAATTGTTTCCTACAAACCTTAGAGCTACAGGCAGCGGCTTTGCCGCCGGCATAGCAAAGCTAGGAGCGACCTTGGGCATATTTTTCTTGCCTATTTTAAGCAAATCCGCAGGCATGTCCATCACATTGATTATATTGGCCATTACTTCATTTCTTGGCTTTGTATTCACAAGAGCTTTTCAAATCGAAACAAAAGGGAAGCCACTGTATGAAGGTTAA
- the gldC gene encoding gliding motility protein GldC, protein MTEKDISIKVSLDKDNIPEDIKWNATDASNQEAFEDAKAINLSIWDPKQNNTLRIDLWTKEMQVDEMKRFYVDCIGGMAQSILNSTGDEIMAKRMNDLCEELVEHIKKEMQQNMR, encoded by the coding sequence ATGACAGAGAAAGATATCAGCATCAAGGTTTCCCTTGACAAAGACAACATTCCTGAAGATATAAAATGGAATGCTACGGACGCTTCTAACCAAGAGGCATTTGAAGATGCCAAAGCTATAAACCTATCCATCTGGGATCCGAAGCAAAACAATACATTGAGAATTGATTTGTGGACTAAGGAGATGCAAGTCGATGAAATGAAAAGATTTTATGTGGATTGCATCGGAGGCATGGCGCAGAGTATCCTAAACTCTACCGGTGACGAAATCATGGCAAAGCGCATGAATGACCTATGCGAAGAGCTTGTGGAGCATATCAAGAAAGAAATGCAACAAAACATGAGATAA
- a CDS encoding potassium/proton antiporter: protein MAYTDLSLDSGIILISILVVFGILIYNPAKFLGIPSFIIFMGIGLFLGNGDLGDPVFDDPQLTELLSGLALNIIIFDGGFNTSIENVKTAYKEGMILSTVGVLITAALLGGFTWLVTDLPLMSALIFGAVVSSTDAAAVFGILEARKLKLKHKTGTILEFESATNDPMALVLVTVLTSLSAGSGEMLSVYDLIWTFIKLIVVGLAIGIGLGLLTKIALDKISFQENGLIPIFTLCMFFIATYGSKLLDGNILISSYVFGLIIGNGTYKGRELNQSFNNSISWMAQALMFLFLGLQIFPDQLIRVFFISFLPAIFLILAARPLATYLCYLPFKNIPYQKKLFIAMIGLKGATPIVFAFIPLVKGVPNSPEIFNMVFYIVMYSIIIQGALLDPLAKKLSLKI from the coding sequence ATGGCTTATACGGATTTGTCTTTAGACTCCGGTATTATATTAATTTCCATACTCGTTGTGTTTGGAATACTTATTTACAATCCAGCCAAATTCTTAGGGATTCCGAGCTTCATTATATTCATGGGCATCGGACTATTTTTGGGCAATGGAGATTTAGGAGATCCAGTATTTGACGACCCGCAATTGACTGAATTATTAAGCGGTCTGGCTTTGAATATCATTATTTTTGACGGAGGATTCAATACGTCTATCGAAAATGTCAAAACCGCGTACAAAGAAGGAATGATTTTGTCAACTGTTGGTGTTCTCATAACAGCAGCTCTGCTCGGAGGGTTCACATGGCTTGTCACTGACTTGCCGCTCATGTCAGCCTTGATATTCGGGGCCGTAGTATCATCCACGGATGCAGCGGCTGTGTTTGGAATACTTGAAGCCAGAAAACTTAAGCTCAAGCATAAAACTGGCACCATACTGGAATTCGAATCTGCCACCAATGACCCGATGGCTCTTGTCTTAGTAACTGTCTTAACAAGCCTTAGCGCTGGCAGCGGCGAAATGCTAAGTGTTTACGACTTGATATGGACCTTTATCAAACTGATCGTAGTAGGACTAGCAATTGGAATTGGCTTGGGACTTTTAACTAAAATAGCTCTTGATAAAATCTCTTTTCAAGAGAATGGACTCATCCCAATCTTTACGCTATGCATGTTTTTTATCGCTACATACGGGAGCAAATTACTGGATGGAAATATTCTTATTAGCTCTTATGTATTTGGCTTGATCATAGGAAACGGCACTTACAAAGGACGTGAATTAAACCAATCATTCAATAACAGCATATCATGGATGGCTCAAGCGCTTATGTTCCTTTTTTTAGGATTGCAAATATTTCCAGATCAACTCATCAGAGTATTTTTTATATCCTTTCTGCCAGCTATCTTCTTAATTTTAGCCGCAAGACCTCTTGCGACATACCTTTGCTATCTTCCATTTAAAAATATACCGTACCAAAAAAAACTCTTCATAGCAATGATCGGACTCAAAGGCGCTACTCCCATTGTTTTCGCATTTATCCCCTTGGTAAAAGGAGTCCCAAACTCTCCTGAAATCTTCAATATGGTATTTTACATTGTCATGTACTCTATAATTATTCAAGGGGCTCTATTGGACCCGCTTGCCAAAAAGCTATCTCTAAAAATCTAA